A genomic stretch from Arachis stenosperma cultivar V10309 chromosome 3, arast.V10309.gnm1.PFL2, whole genome shotgun sequence includes:
- the LOC130966400 gene encoding uncharacterized protein LOC130966400 has translation MGDITIEKVLCDLGASINLKSLTMMRRMKIEEAKPTRMALQLANRIFKFPHGVVEDLLVKVGEFIFPADFVVLDMEEEANTSIILGRPFLATAGAIIDVQKGELVLTLHEEKMVFNVFKAMSYPKEPI, from the coding sequence ATGGGGGACATCACTATTGAGAAAGTTTTGTGTGATTTgggagctagcataaatcttAAGTCCCTAACCAtgatgagaagaatgaagattgaggaagccaagccaacaagaatggcactcCAATTGGCTAACAGAATATTTAAATTTCCACATGGGGTGGTGGAAGACTTGCTGGTGAAAGTGGGGGAATTCATTTTTCCCGCTGATTTTGTTGTGCTAGACATGGAAGAAGAGGCCAACACATCAATTATCTTaggaagaccatttctagctactgctggagccatcattgatgtgCAGAAAGGGGAACTAGTCTTGACATTGCATGAAGAGAAAATGGTCTTCAATGTCTTTAAAGCAATGAGTTACCCTAAGGAACCCATATGA